A genomic stretch from Deinococcus radiotolerans includes:
- a CDS encoding metallophosphoesterase — protein sequence MRPLWVVGDIHGAYDKLRALLLRAGLIDFDGAWTGGDAHLAFLGDYVDRGPQGLEVIRLVRNLEVQAQAAGGRVTALLGNHEVMFLAALVFRQKDPGDRMGFRAYWLENGGQTRDADLLEPGDLGWLSSRPAMAEADGWLLVHADSLMYLRMGTTIDEVNAEVARILANPDADEWGLFLNWFTERMAFALGEGEVKARRTLSVFGGDRIVHGHTPVYVLMDEALHGRTLGAGAPVPYAGRLCLAVDSGMAYREDAGFMARLNPGGIAEVVAFPHGGPVY from the coding sequence ATGAGGCCCCTGTGGGTGGTGGGCGACATTCACGGCGCGTACGACAAACTGCGCGCCCTGCTGCTGCGCGCGGGCCTGATTGACTTTGACGGCGCCTGGACGGGCGGGGACGCGCACCTGGCGTTCCTGGGGGATTACGTGGACCGGGGGCCGCAGGGCCTGGAGGTGATCCGGCTGGTCCGCAACCTGGAGGTGCAGGCGCAGGCGGCCGGGGGACGCGTGACGGCGCTGCTGGGCAACCATGAGGTGATGTTTCTGGCGGCGCTGGTGTTCCGGCAGAAGGACCCGGGGGACCGGATGGGGTTCCGGGCGTACTGGCTGGAGAACGGCGGGCAGACGCGGGACGCGGACCTGCTGGAGCCCGGTGACCTGGGCTGGCTGTCGAGCCGTCCGGCGATGGCGGAGGCCGACGGGTGGCTGCTGGTGCACGCGGACAGCCTGATGTACCTGCGGATGGGCACCACCATCGACGAGGTGAATGCGGAGGTGGCGCGCATTCTGGCGAACCCGGACGCGGACGAGTGGGGGCTGTTCCTGAACTGGTTCACGGAGCGCATGGCGTTCGCGCTGGGCGAGGGTGAGGTCAAGGCCCGGCGGACCCTGTCGGTGTTTGGCGGGGACCGGATTGTGCATGGGCACACGCCGGTGTACGTGCTGATGGATGAGGCGCTGCACGGCCGGACGCTGGGGGCGGGCGCGCCGGTCCCCTACGCGGGCCGGTTGTGCCTCGCGGTGGACAGCGGCATGGCGTACCGGGAGGACGCGGGATTCATGGCGCGGCTGAATCCGGGCGGTATTGCCGAGGTCGTGGCGTTCCCGCACGGCGGCCCGGTGTACTGA